DNA from Papio anubis isolate 15944 chromosome 1, Panubis1.0, whole genome shotgun sequence:
ttctagtcttttttctgtgtgtaaacacatctttaaaaaatttgtaattttaatcaCTTTATCACATTCCATGGTACGTATAAGTCGTAACGTATTTATTAACATCCCAAttattggacatttaggttattttccAATTGTTTTGCTAGTATAAACTTGCTGCCATTAATTTACACATAAATGAATCTTTGCTGACATCTGTGACAACTTCCTTAGTGtgaattttaaagatgagattttgacctggggtttttgttgttgttgttgttgttttggagtcttgttcttgtcacccaggctggagtgcagtgaaacgatcttggctcaccataacctctgtctcctgggttcaagcgattctcttgcctcagccttccgagtagctggaactacaggcacacacttggctaatttttgtatttttagtagagatggggtttcaccatgttggccaggctggtctcaaactcctgacctcaggtgatccacccgcctcggcctcccaaagtgctgggattacaggcgtgagcctctgcgtcTGGCCTTGACCTGGGTTTTGAAAGATGAGTAGGAGATGGCCAGATAAACAAGAAAAAGGGGAGAGTAGGAAGGGGCATTCCAGGTAGAGGCAATAAAGGCAACCTCGAATGCCAAAGTTCCCAGGCAACTGGTAAGTTTTGCTTTTCCTAAAACAGCCACCAGTCCTGCCTGGTAGGCTCATAAAGCCCTGGGCACAGCAAGATGAAGTTACATGTTACAAATGGCATTTTAATTGGATTTGCTTCCCTGTGCCTTGCTTTCACAGTTGCTACCAAGGCAATGTCTTACTACCTCAGCTCAGAAAACCACCTAGACCCAGGGCCCATCTACGTGCGAGAAAATGGGCAGCTGCACATGGTCAATCTGGCTCTGGATGGTGTCAGGAGTAGCCTGCAGAAGCCAAGGCCTTTCAGACTATTCCCCAAAGGCTTTTCTGTGGAGCTTTGCATGAACAGGGAAGACGACACTGCACGGAAAGAGAAGACTgatcatttcatcttcacatatACCCGGGAGGGGAATCTTCGGTACTCCGCCAAATCCCTCTTCAGCCTTGTCCTGGGCTTCATCTCCGACAATGTGGATCACATTGATTCCCTTATTGGCTTTCCTGAGCAGATTGCCGAAAAGCTGTTCTCTGCTGCTGAAGCCAGACAGAAATTCACTGAGCCAGGTGCAGGGCTGAGGGCTTTACAGAAATTCACTGAGGCCTATGGAAGTTTGGTGCTTTGCTCCCTGTGTTTGCGAAACAGGTGGGTGTTCTAATTAGGTTATTCAGTATTTTATTGGGTGTGTTAATTCTGTCAAGCTCTGGGGCTTAGTGGGCTCAGGGGCTTCCCTCATCAAATAGCACTTCAGGTTAGAACTTCCATATACAAAGTGAAAGAccatattgaaaaaaatcactcttccttctcctcatgTCTTAGACGAGACGACACTTAACTTTATTCTGAAATCATTTTACAAGGATTAGTTGTCACAGCTCCTCCATTAAGTAGAAAATATTCTTCTACCAGctttcaaagagaaaatagaaaagacaaaatgtGATCTGCCAAATATCTCTTGATATGCTCTTGCAGATGGGGAGATTAGTATCCAGAGTTCTGGGGCCTGTTTTTGGTTTTCAGACCACTAAATACTGACCATTAGATAAAAAATGACCTTAAAAGATTGGgtgattaaaatttcaaatatcctAAAGTTTGGCAATTCTCAGATAAAGTCCCTACATTAAGGTCTATAGTCTAACAAAGcagatattttttctcttgtgacTTGCCTTTGCTCatatgctttatttaaaatttttactctaCCATCATGTAAAAACACTTTCAAAAcatctaatttctttttaaacttgcaaaaaacaataaaaatatacaaggCAAACAATTTAAACACAAACACAGAGGGgcataaaatgaaacagaagccTTCTTCCTATCTCATCTCCAGTTTCCTCTCCCCAGAGACCAAATACTgttaccagtttttaaaataccattctAAAGATGTTCtacacacatacatgtttatGTAGTTCCCTTCTTTGTTATACAAATGGCAGCATGCTGCATACATTCTAATGGACCTtgctttcttcacataatttgaaaatcatttatcaTCAATactggtaggttttttttttcttcttcttcttttgagacagtctcactctgtcactaggctggagtggcagtggcatctcagctcacactgcaacctccaactgcctggttcaagcgattcgcctgcctcagcctccccagtagctgggattacgggcatgtgccaccatgatttttgtatttttagtagagacaggatttcaccatgttggccaggatggtgtcgatctcttgacctcgtgatccacccacctcagcctcccaaagtgctgggattacaggcgtgagccaccatgtctggcctacttgtaggtttttaaaatagctttattgtaTACTACTGTATGAACTATTCTGTGATTAGACCTGAAAGGCAgcttactgttttttttcttttttttttttgagatggagtttcactcttgtttcccaggctggagtgcagtggtgcaatctcgactcactgcaacctccgcctcccagatttaagcaattctcctgactcaacctcctaagtagccgggattacaggcacccaccaccacgcccggctaattttttgtatttttagtaatacggggtttcaccacgttggccaggcttgtctcaaactcctgacctcaggtgatccacccgcctcagccttccaaagtgctgggattacaggcgtgagccactgtgcccagccggcaGCTTATCTGTATGAGCATTATAACAAGGGCTGAACAAAAAATGTATGTAAGAGAAAGCCATATCTGAAAACAGAAGGTAAACTCATATgcttaataaaggaaaaatgatctTTATTTAATCAGCTCATAGAATTAATGGTTTCACCACAGGccaaatactatattttaaaaagaaaagacataaacACATGTAGAAAAGGACAGAAACTTGGCTCATAAACTGAGCAGGCACCTTGAAAGCTCTGTCTCTGGACTATGGTCTCAGTCGTGGCTGGGCTTGGAGCTGCTGCcagtggaaaggaaaaaaattaccttgcctaaaggaaaaagtcaagcaatatttcattgtagcttatgcatttaaaatacattttacccttcattttttcttccaaGTTATTTATGTTCATTGTTGAAAAGTTAGAACAGTGGCAAAATAGAATTGTGATGtatatcttgttttaaaattattttatgaaagcaATATATACTATTTGGGGAATACATAAAATTGTGGTACTAAAAAATTCATAATCTCATGTgatcattttcaaatatattatttttatgcatttgggAATATATACTTTGTACAACTCgtattctgttttttccccacCTACCTTTATAGCTTAATATTTCCCATGCTATTGAAAATGCTGTTTATCCATTTGCAATATCTGGATACTGTTGTAGTGGCAGATTGGTCGGACTGGAATGAGAATAGCACTTTTCATTCACATTTGATGAGGACATAAATTAGTGTAGCATTTCTGGAAGCAGGTTGGCAATATGTATcaagaaccttgaaaacatccaTACTGTTTGTTTGACCCATTAATTCTACTTACTAAGAATCTATTCTAATCCCTAATGTAATAATCAAAGATGGGAACGGATATTTTTACAAAAGAGTGTTCATTGTAGTACTGTTTGTATGAGTGAAAATCTAAAAACTAAGTGTTCAACAGTAGGGAATTGGTTAAGcaaattatagtatatttatatgatgaaatattatgtAACTATTAAGATAATATTCtaagaaagagatttttaaaatgtatgtactgcatagatagaaaaaagaaacctacCAAAAAGTAGTCTAGATGGTGGGATTGgaattgattttatattctttatacttttctatattttatttttttcaatgaaagtGATACATTATCAGAAAATGTAAGAAAcgtttacatttatataataatcagaaaatataggaaacttttttttttttctttttgagacagggtttcactctgttgctcaggcttgagtgcagtggcgtgatcttggctcactgcagcctccgcctcccaggttcaggtgattctcccacctcagcctcccgagtagctgggactacaggcgcctgccaccgtgcccagctaatttttgtattttttggtagagatagggtttcaccatgttgaccaggctggttttgaactcctgacctcaagtgatctacccacctcagccttccaaagtgctgggattacaagcatgagcgaccacgcccagccagaaaataCAGGAAACATTTTGAACATAATCTTTTAGCCCGTATTTTATTGCTGCAATTCCAGATTTGACTGTCTCATTCAAATGTAAGACTTTGAATTGTGATCAAAACCCCTCTTCTTTTGAATCCTTGAAGGAAAATAGAGGGCAGGAAATTTGAGGCTGCATTTGCAATCCAGGGCTGTAGCTGCAGTCCAAGAGGTTTTGTCAGCACAAAGGGGTTCAGGTCAAAAGTAATgagcttgaaaaaataaatgaaaataaaataactgggtAGGTGCAGGCACTTGCTATCTTGGGGTTAAGTCACAAAGCTACCTGCCAGAAGCAAGTGTCTTTGCAACTGGATTCCAACCTTACGAAAACTCTCTTCTTTGTGTTGAAACCCCAGTGATTTTTAATCCCGCTGGTGGTCACGGGGAGGCAAGTATGTTTTCCTTAAAATACCACCTTTTGTTATTGACATAATAGTAATAGCTACTATTTCATGAGGTTCTGCAAGATgccatggaattttaaaatactgtttctctttttctcaataaTCCTGAAAAGAAGTAATCATTGGCCCCATTGTGTAGCTGGAGAAATTGAGggtcagaaaggttaagtaactgtCTCACAATCACACAAGTAATTGGGCTGTTAGAATCCAAACTCAGATCTGGTCTGTGCTCTTTCTATTGCCTTTCCACTGTACCGTTCTGAACCCTTTAAGGGAAAATTTGGAAGACTGGTTGCAAGCAAGAACCTAGAGCTTCGATTATGTCCTAGATTAGCATCTAGTAGTGTCTACGGCCTAACACGTTTGTTCCTCAACCTTGAGTTTCGTAATGTTTCTTAATCACATTACACAGtgttatgtcctttgcagagaaCCCTTGTTTCAGAATTACTAAAAATCTTTTGGTTAATTGATCAAAGGAtatgtgttttcctttctctgattGCCAGTAATCCCCTAAATCCCCATTAACACACTTCAACTCTGTGATTGGAAGGTGAAAAACAGCAGCTGTATTTACAGTGCAATTAAAATACATCTGAGTAAATAAGGCTCTTTTGTGTACCCAGCTGAGCTCGATCTCCTGACAGCTTAGGTTCCACCCTTTAAAGGGGTATCAGTGCCTCAGGCCATCTGTACCTAGCAGCAAGGCCAGTCATTAGTTTGagtacatctttttttgtttggaaGTAGGAAGAAAAGAGATTAACTCCCCTCTTGCCCTCTGATTATTCCATCCTGTTTTTGGCAGTTGTGATCCTGCTGATGGAAGAGAGGTGTGACCTCTTAGGTGTAACCCCACTGATCCTAACACACCATCTTACTGTGGAAACTTCTAGACATCCAAGAGGAAGGTGGATGAGAGAGGCCTGCTCTTGCCACAAGTCAGTTTCCCTGTCCTCTTAGGTTCCTCTCTTCTCCGTTTCCTGTCACACCTAATCCCTTTCATTTTTTCTCACTGACCTCATCTGAGATAGATGAACCACTAGAAAGCAGGGCGGAGGCCCCAGCCTGGGCTGTGGAATGCTGTTTTGATCTCCTTTCCCTCTCCAGAGGCTTCCCTGACGCTTCCAGATAACAACTTGGCAAGGTGCTACAATGTAATTAAGTTGCTGGTGCTCAGGGTTTGTCTTAATATCCATCTAGACTGGAGTGAGTCCTTGTAGCAGTCTTGCTGTACATACTTTTGGAGTAAAGTTAGGGTAACAAAGGCACAGGGGAGTGTTCAGGAAAGATAAAATGTGATGTGCCAAATATCTCTTGGTATGTTCTGGGGGATGTGCAGATTGGAAACTGGTCTTGACCTTGCTCCAGTTTTCAAATCACAGGATGTTGAGCGTTAGATTAAAAGCGACTTTAAAAgaattagtaattaaaaatttGAGTATCCTAAAGTTTGGAAATTCTCAGGTAAGGTCCCAACACCAATGCCAAGGTCTGTCTGATAACAAAGCAGATGTCTTCACTTGTGACTTTCCTTTgctaatatacatttttttatttattattcagaatttttatttcaccatcacataaaaagatgttcaaggCATTTACTAATTGAAAACTTCTGCCTTTGCCCTGATAGTAATTAGTGAAGTCTGCTTATTCCATAGTACTGTGTCCTGATAGGATGGTGGGATGTTGACTATGATAGAAATCCGCAAATGGTAATGCTTTAAGAGGAGTTGGGGGAAGCTATTGATTGCTCTCCATGCTTTATAGGTATCTGGTGATTTCAGAAAAACTTGAGGAAATTAAGTCTTTCCGGGAGCTGACCTGCCTGGATCTTTCATGTTGCAAGCTTGGAGATGAGCATGAACTTCTAGAACATCTCACCAATGAAGCCCTATCTAGGTACTGACCTGTCACCACTTGTAGATGAATTGTTTCAGTATTGTTTTAAAGGCTGATCCAACAGGATTATCTTCAGGAGTGCTGATTACTTCCTCTTCTTATGttgatttgcttatttttttctaaaacattgtCAATCTCCAAATCTCCATTTACTTGGTACAAGCAATGTAGATTAGACAACCCTTAGAAAGTCAGTCAGTTGACTCAAGTCAGTTAGTTGATTCTCTTTTTCTAAGTAACTTTTATTTAAACGTGTAATACTTGAAGCTACCTGGGTTGAAAAATGGTTTTGccctttatttattcttttttttttttttttttgagacagtttcgtttttgttgcccaggctggaatgcaatggcacaatctcagctcaccacaacctccacccgccagagttcaagcaattctcctgcctcagcctcccaagtagctgggattacaggcatgcaccgccacgcccagctaattttgtattttcagtagatacggggtttctccatgttgatcaggctggtctcgaactcctgacctcaggtggtccgcctgccttgacctcccaaagtgctaggattacaggcgtgagccaatgcacccagccctatttatttgtttttttagatggagtcttgcttttgttgtccaggctggagtgcagtggtgcgatctcggctcactgcaacctccacttcctgggttcaagctattctcttacctcagcctcctgatagctgggattataggtgcctctcaccacgccagctaatttttgtacttttaatagagacaggggttttgccatgttggccagcctggtctcgaacttctgacctcaggtgatctgcccgcctcgggtTTTGCCCTTTATTTATCCAGTCCTAGTTTATTCTAGCAAGGGATGAGACATTATACCATAGTCAATAATCATTATCATTTGCTACTTTAACTATCAATGAGCTACAACTATAAAGGAAATGAGCTATTAAAGATAgccaaagaaattattttcaggaACCATGATTTAAAGAAATAGCCCAGCTCATACCATTCACAAATAGTCTGACTGCTCTCAGATTATTCTGACCAACAAAGACGAGGACAGATGGATTCCTCTGTGGTTTTATAAACACCCAGAACAACAGCATTACAAACCTGGGTCTAACCTGCTACCTGAGGCCTGCTTCTGACAGTGACACCTACCCACTGCCCCATAAAAAGATACTGTTGTGTGAGCCTAGGCAGCACCAAGGCTCAGATTTCTTATGTGAAAATGGAGCATATTAATACACCAATTCCAGCTTAGCAGCAGATGGATTGGGTTATGGGTGTATTTTATTAACCCAATCTGAAAATCTAGATTGATAAAGCTGGTTAAATTTAGAGGATTGTGTGCTCTGCAAAAAGAATTCTCATAGGAGTTCTTTAGCAGCCTTTCCTGACATATTTAGAATGTTTTTGATTTTCACACGATGT
Protein-coding regions in this window:
- the LRRC42 gene encoding leucine-rich repeat-containing protein 42 isoform X2, giving the protein MSYYLSSENHLDPGPIYVRENGQLHMVNLALDGVRSSLQKPRPFRLFPKGFSVELCMNREDDTARKEKTDHFIFTYTREGNLRYSAKSLFSLVLGFISDNVDHIDSLIGFPEQIAEKLFSAAEARQKFTEPGAGLRALQKFTEAYGSLVLCSLCLRNRYLVISEKLEEIKSFRELTCLDLSCCKLGDEHELLEHLTNEALSSVTQLHLKDNCLSDAGVRKMTAPVRVMKRGLENLTLLDLSCNPEITDAGIGYLFSFRKLNCLDISGTGLKIVLQWERVTAEAVKPRETSEPRTAAQRFYGKRSRAEAPLKCPLADPHMNSSEKLQFYKEKAPDCHGPVLKHEAISSQESKKSKKRPFEESETEQNNSSQPSKQKYVCLAVDDWDLLNSY